The Halalkalibacter krulwichiae genome has a segment encoding these proteins:
- a CDS encoding ribose-phosphate diphosphokinase → MAKYGDPSLKVFTLNSNKGLAHEITEHIGVSMGKSSVTRFSDGEVQINIEESIRGCDVYLIQSTSAPANEHIMELLIMIDALKRASAKTINVVMPYYGYARQDRKARAREPITAKLVANLIETAGATRVLTLDLHATQIQGFFDIPVDQLMGVPILADYFSQKELDDIVIVSPDHGGVVRARKMADRLKAPIAIIDKRRPKPNVSEVMNIVGNIEGKTAIIIDDIIDTAGTITLAANALVEHGAKEVYACCTHPVLSGPAMERINNSKIKELVVTNSIVLEDEKKSEKVTELSVAALLGEAIIRVHEHQSVSKLFD, encoded by the coding sequence GTGGCTAAATACGGCGATCCAAGTTTAAAGGTTTTCACACTGAATTCTAATAAGGGGCTAGCTCATGAAATCACAGAACATATTGGCGTATCCATGGGGAAAAGCTCGGTTACTCGTTTTAGTGATGGTGAAGTACAAATTAATATTGAAGAGAGCATCCGTGGCTGTGATGTGTACTTGATTCAATCAACATCAGCACCAGCGAATGAGCATATTATGGAGCTCTTAATTATGATTGATGCATTAAAGCGAGCTTCCGCTAAGACGATTAATGTTGTAATGCCTTATTACGGCTATGCACGTCAAGACCGTAAAGCGCGTGCTCGTGAACCGATTACAGCAAAACTTGTAGCAAACTTAATTGAAACAGCGGGAGCAACGAGAGTCTTAACTTTAGACCTTCATGCAACGCAAATCCAAGGGTTCTTTGATATTCCGGTAGATCAATTAATGGGCGTGCCGATCTTAGCTGATTATTTCTCTCAAAAAGAATTAGATGATATTGTCATTGTGTCTCCTGACCATGGTGGAGTTGTACGTGCTCGTAAAATGGCTGACCGCCTAAAAGCTCCAATTGCAATTATTGACAAACGCCGACCAAAGCCAAATGTTTCTGAAGTTATGAATATTGTTGGTAACATTGAAGGGAAAACAGCGATTATTATTGATGATATCATTGATACTGCAGGTACGATTACACTTGCCGCTAATGCACTTGTAGAACATGGAGCAAAAGAAGTTTATGCATGCTGTACACACCCTGTCTTATCTGGACCAGCAATGGAACGCATTAACAATTCAAAAATCAAAGAGTTAGTCGTTACAAACTCAATTGTACTTGAAGACGAAAAGAAAAGTGAGAAAGTAACCGAACTATCCGTAGCGGCCTTACTCGGAGAAGCCATCATCCGCGTCCACGAACATCAATCTGTAAGTAAATTATTTGATTAA